One stretch of Aeromicrobium fastidiosum DNA includes these proteins:
- a CDS encoding calcium-binding protein has translation MSLRPLVFTTRRTAGIASVAALSLLVPLMGPSPAVAAGEPDDVRDVRIGLIKLGGALAGAAEQPALSDDLPLTDTSVRDLLSLDTVIGTLVTDALSAKGDTTLDTIDEAFPKDGPLVVEEVDAKDRLPGAPANSREWTMKVSLKASRKTAMTYQKDELEFGTARLGGDLAASLDGTIRFRYDPDEKLALRNFAVVGTSELTTHVWSREAGKKDGGPEKVDVPDFTAVDGFIQLDGSGEAKVDSSTVLSLRDPNGRGQITTEDLEFSAASELFQTTQAPGADDIAIDLDLSTSMDDSATGTVKVGTRAKVKDGETQPTYAAPVVDRSATLKDLTSLTRVQAMSGFTQYASAVQSVEASVDQQFPLVDLSLTDLYSPAQQLQDLITEQATATIVCGAADTSPPSGAPQPGEARYCQAVTAGFVPASGEKITWESPDKGVDIAADSTGRTGTVGTSPTKNVKVTGGDGFPTLRVTFTSEDGKERVARSAVRSIQALGDAIKQLGLDGEVVYDPTKQALEIKVRDDEDDDKGGTYPTGGNGNLAPLTGLTGLCQAIKGSNPRLCSPTGEQPNGTVVVPQEGEATVKVGSRTFDADFGIGLVKPTPAVEGQPVQADPTYYLVPGDDGRVYEIDDASASLGTDAKLGARIGFLSVDVDVTSYSVSQSGKAASVKVPTSTVPLPSKGEIDDAVTLSDLLDPSLKATLQRGLTAKADLTVKDTAQDSSGKRPIGADGTVKAEWTSLLTGSLPKVETGGGFDKLRLLDIVPARQATMGDGSADGVIQDPTADFLKQFGLTSGMTAAERTVTRPLYDLGTTEASSVVCTQFVVSSPTKLECQQGPLSKAGVVGKGHPYVIEGDPDALRDVVMEDLAGVLNSFTTAGPEVGADKTFPLVDLRPTDISAARDSLGATIRAIQDTIDAGELAKQQSVSSLQSFRSTFEKQLKGSVEGEDVAVPGSAKIGFALKGNRLELETSLDTTGTRDATMKVATGNSEVKVYSSTADDKDVPATLPVDVESGATFALGIDLADASSQVRGDTAVTEKITKISGDADRMANVRKTLGAKATDYGSARVTSGPDSDVRVGIDVQAATGADGTKDDWSDLAALPQKLTQKRSVAGSGLACVDGSGKDPKIAACLRLPIDSTPAIATVEVDLAADQSSGGKGGSVAAKPIAYRFLAEGLSKLNLTLADALDGDLAGTEDGPLSLPVVGIDLDGSADVPKDVETYVSAVRSKLSPVEKAVAETASITDLDTELAKAITAVSTQLGAGTNKITTSNKAFVYLCAGGVVCDPKTKKVSDIQQISVPVTLEGALGEKDVPFRAGPAGSTIITDRSARAEATWKLDVTVGIGRGTGPFVKLPAVDPAKPLLDIDLTARLQKNSTTACHEWSRSDEWKTKVGDGSGSGLSNLSVSDYSAGSDNRCIDAFVGKFPSVLVDRPKSDGTAGTFLKTSIAVDVEAPAGTTDGIVYAPTLADKVPAFTTTATGTGGLSTYFESFASKAGFFDVLGTIDQVWKDGVYEDVKYGLLRLDVGTLNKAVFPGFKKALAWTAPLNPVVEQLSKPIPVVTNLSELVGQGPTSLLTLLQKKNTPINLIVNLLQMQNVIAGEPDEKAVDLVEIGGSGLQGFKVEPYKQGLGTKCTEKGTANGKPFKRVTDGKVSPGKVTSGRCKPGTITKLKQLKDGKEPEKDPAGLKIDKTITRTPYLSLPSVSLPVLQDTSQIFGLLQDTGDATMLYVDLGHAGVAGSITRKFGPFAVGPIPLTASIGGTVTLDGRFAFGFDTRGLSRKIEALDTGSIAGFDALYADGKKLSVFSDGFYIDDLEKGVDVPEIKLSFMVQAGAAISIGIVEAGISGGATLDLSLDAFDPNGDGKIYTDEFAAASNGPGCAFNVSSGISFFLQFYFAIEFVFYTFQKQFDIVRSPRYSLFDFNCKPETPVLAVKGTLDGKESLVLTMGDIADSKRNGFKGDVAEKYTVRQVGVPDSKGDVLMQVTAFNLTQNYVVPKGTPVVANAGTGSDTVRLYAMPAVTTDADGDPVLLGPADDGYVPPTFDSRAVISGGLAADTIETSDGDDIVDGDEGNDTIRGGGGDDTLRGGTDADQVDGGQGTDTLEGGAGDDRVNGGAGADDVRGDDGDDSLEGGVGASRLAMFDVTSANDIRPLLDAGDLVVGGNGADTINGGDGSDVVVGGAYSGKAAFTAKDKVTVDAQDADKKLLRVDVNDIATVALPSDEQVRTQCADPGEDGETGPDVVSGGADRDIVIGGAGGDDMSGGAGADTLCGRGGDDLLQGDGSAVELDEQGDDLIGGGPGRDRIYGAGGRDTLRGGADDDLIRGGVANDDLAGGAGSDLLLGESGTDTVMGDAAAGETAIEAVTADSDPKASGRLIACSMSSSVVGGRIDLDGDLSGTNVTGDTGQLEGMSVETGLVQAPNGGTYTGIVGDIVFIDGKVDVNGDGKIQARTSSALGDTGSVPLAGITGAMGNGDCILGGDEVDTTLDGGVGADYLDAGAGDDTGVRGGDGDDLVRGGAGDDTVLGDAGDDLVAGDGGADILYGNADADVLRGGSGKDLLAGGSSTADATDGADEVLGDGQDDVVLGGNATLSRTAIAETAISGTGVTLLDTPSAKGLDDKVYGGAGNDWVFAQDGDDEAYGGPGTDVVEGGPGADLVRGDDQADLLVGGSSTTGAVTTDRTATGVPDGGDTVVGDQGVDGADGSDVMVGDNARLQLSTDVRERWKRVRSDVEVELFDEAGASAPDADVSGADTLVGDGEADLVFGQGGNDTVRAGSGDDAVEGGAGADDVSGNAGNDALLGGSWTAGTADAGDDLKGGDGDDVLLGDNGRSADLYQLFVQLHDAPAAGKAPAAGTSGGDTLAGGAGDDRLFGQSGGDTIVGDAGVDALEGGEGRDVMDGGAGDDTLTGGSSSGDGRIVPDRSGAGQLDTGDVLTGGTGDDVVAGDNARLDTTGGTRADGTSLRSVLLFDLATARQKAPGGSSGDDVVTAGEGRDLVFGQGGGDSLAGGLGDDYLEGNDGADALDGGTGEDDLVGGGSSRTGAVITTSGPVVDRLLTAPGKLTDVSASGLLDGNDTLTGGDERDVLLGDNGRITRGGPPAVLSGGASGPHTVRKVAMADKQPGVWSGSDQLSGGSGDDDLYGQFDNTRTRRPGQAFAGLPSVPGDVLLGGLGDDALIGDQGVDVPTPAKSLGSVNRTLKDKKSFVREFVRPRGSLVRVVTMTHSRQGGDDVILGEGGSDSIHAGAGKDVVNAGADGDVVFGADGADALWGGTGHDRVFGGEGRDLLDIKRRGSHSALWRAVAPVEDTDTRRRTTNGSDLLYGGSGADGLQADEGDRSRTRKGQGDRLIDWSSRASAFKVCRTGRGTGKVMDEPSSSMSSTLRELARASGSVGSAELALPVRERITKYPGRPGFVCER, from the coding sequence ATGTCGCTGCGGCCGCTCGTCTTCACCACCCGCCGCACCGCAGGGATCGCCTCGGTGGCCGCCCTGTCGCTGCTCGTCCCGCTGATGGGGCCGTCACCGGCCGTGGCGGCGGGGGAGCCCGACGACGTGCGGGACGTCCGCATCGGTCTGATCAAGCTCGGCGGTGCCCTCGCGGGCGCCGCCGAGCAGCCGGCGCTGTCGGACGACCTGCCGCTGACGGACACCTCGGTGCGTGACCTGCTGTCGCTCGACACCGTGATCGGCACACTGGTCACCGACGCGCTCAGTGCCAAGGGCGACACGACGCTCGACACGATCGACGAGGCGTTCCCGAAGGACGGCCCGCTCGTCGTCGAGGAGGTCGACGCGAAGGACCGTCTGCCCGGTGCCCCGGCCAACAGCCGCGAGTGGACCATGAAGGTGTCGCTGAAGGCCTCGCGCAAGACCGCCATGACCTATCAGAAGGACGAGCTGGAGTTCGGCACCGCGAGGCTCGGTGGCGACCTGGCCGCCTCGCTCGACGGCACGATCCGCTTCCGCTATGACCCCGACGAGAAGCTCGCCCTGCGCAACTTCGCCGTCGTCGGCACGTCCGAGCTCACGACCCACGTGTGGTCGCGCGAAGCCGGCAAGAAGGACGGCGGTCCCGAGAAGGTCGACGTCCCCGACTTCACGGCGGTCGACGGATTCATCCAGCTCGACGGCTCGGGCGAGGCCAAGGTCGACAGCTCGACGGTCCTGTCGCTGCGCGATCCCAACGGTCGCGGTCAGATCACGACCGAGGACCTCGAGTTCAGCGCCGCGTCCGAGCTCTTCCAGACGACCCAGGCACCCGGTGCCGACGACATCGCGATCGACCTCGACCTCAGCACGTCGATGGACGACTCCGCGACCGGCACCGTCAAGGTCGGCACCCGCGCGAAGGTCAAGGACGGGGAGACCCAGCCGACGTACGCCGCGCCGGTCGTCGACCGCTCGGCCACCCTCAAGGACCTCACGTCGCTGACGCGCGTGCAGGCCATGTCGGGCTTCACGCAGTACGCCAGCGCCGTGCAGTCGGTCGAGGCCTCGGTCGACCAGCAGTTCCCGCTCGTCGACCTCTCCCTGACCGACCTCTACTCGCCCGCCCAGCAGCTGCAGGATCTCATCACCGAGCAGGCGACGGCGACGATCGTCTGCGGCGCCGCCGACACGTCCCCGCCCTCGGGTGCACCGCAGCCCGGTGAGGCGCGTTACTGCCAGGCCGTCACGGCCGGCTTCGTGCCGGCGTCCGGCGAGAAGATCACGTGGGAGTCGCCCGACAAGGGCGTCGACATCGCCGCCGACTCGACGGGCCGGACCGGCACCGTCGGCACGTCGCCCACCAAGAACGTCAAGGTCACGGGAGGCGACGGGTTCCCGACGCTGCGCGTGACGTTCACCTCGGAGGACGGCAAGGAGCGTGTCGCTCGCTCGGCCGTCCGCTCGATCCAGGCCCTGGGCGACGCGATCAAGCAGCTCGGGCTCGACGGCGAGGTCGTCTACGACCCGACCAAGCAGGCGCTCGAGATCAAGGTCCGGGACGACGAGGACGACGACAAGGGCGGCACCTATCCCACCGGCGGCAACGGCAACCTCGCTCCGCTGACGGGTCTCACCGGACTCTGCCAGGCCATCAAGGGCAGCAACCCGCGCCTGTGCAGCCCCACGGGCGAGCAGCCGAACGGCACGGTCGTCGTGCCCCAGGAGGGCGAGGCGACGGTCAAGGTCGGGTCGCGCACGTTCGACGCCGACTTCGGCATCGGCCTCGTCAAGCCCACACCGGCCGTCGAGGGCCAGCCCGTGCAGGCCGACCCGACGTACTACCTGGTGCCCGGCGACGACGGTCGCGTCTACGAGATCGACGACGCATCCGCCTCCCTCGGCACCGACGCGAAGCTCGGCGCCCGCATCGGCTTCCTGTCGGTCGACGTCGACGTCACGTCGTACTCCGTGAGCCAGAGCGGCAAGGCCGCGTCGGTCAAGGTGCCCACCTCGACCGTCCCGCTGCCGAGCAAGGGCGAGATCGACGACGCCGTCACGCTCTCCGACCTGCTCGACCCGTCCCTCAAGGCGACGCTGCAGCGCGGCCTGACGGCCAAGGCAGACCTGACCGTGAAGGACACGGCCCAGGACAGCTCGGGCAAGCGTCCGATCGGTGCCGACGGCACGGTCAAGGCCGAGTGGACCAGTCTGCTCACGGGCAGCCTGCCGAAGGTCGAGACCGGTGGTGGGTTCGACAAGCTCCGCCTGCTCGACATCGTCCCGGCCCGCCAGGCCACGATGGGTGACGGATCCGCCGACGGCGTGATCCAGGACCCGACCGCGGACTTCCTGAAGCAGTTCGGCCTGACCTCGGGCATGACCGCGGCCGAGCGGACCGTGACCCGCCCCCTGTACGACCTGGGCACGACCGAGGCCAGCAGCGTGGTCTGCACCCAGTTCGTCGTCAGCAGCCCGACGAAGCTGGAGTGCCAGCAAGGGCCCCTGTCCAAGGCCGGAGTCGTCGGCAAGGGACACCCCTACGTCATCGAGGGCGATCCCGACGCGCTGCGCGACGTCGTGATGGAGGACCTCGCGGGCGTCCTCAACTCGTTCACGACGGCCGGGCCCGAGGTGGGGGCGGACAAGACCTTCCCGCTCGTCGACCTGCGTCCGACCGACATCAGCGCCGCTCGTGACAGCCTCGGTGCCACGATCCGTGCGATCCAGGACACGATCGACGCAGGTGAGCTGGCCAAGCAGCAGTCGGTCTCGTCGCTGCAGTCGTTCAGGAGCACGTTCGAGAAGCAGCTCAAGGGCTCCGTCGAGGGCGAGGACGTCGCCGTGCCGGGCAGCGCGAAGATCGGGTTCGCGCTCAAGGGCAACCGTCTCGAGCTCGAGACGTCGCTCGACACCACGGGCACGCGTGACGCCACGATGAAGGTCGCCACGGGCAACAGCGAGGTCAAGGTCTACAGCTCGACCGCCGATGACAAGGACGTCCCGGCGACGCTGCCCGTCGACGTCGAGTCGGGTGCCACGTTCGCGCTCGGCATCGACCTCGCCGACGCGAGCTCGCAGGTGCGCGGCGACACGGCCGTCACGGAGAAGATCACCAAGATCAGCGGCGACGCCGACAGGATGGCGAACGTCCGCAAGACCCTCGGTGCCAAGGCCACCGACTACGGCTCGGCACGCGTCACGTCCGGCCCCGACTCGGACGTCCGGGTGGGCATCGACGTCCAGGCGGCCACCGGTGCCGACGGCACGAAGGACGACTGGAGCGATCTCGCGGCGCTGCCCCAGAAGCTCACGCAGAAGCGCTCCGTCGCCGGCTCCGGCCTGGCGTGCGTCGACGGGTCCGGCAAGGACCCGAAGATCGCGGCCTGCCTGCGCCTGCCGATCGACAGCACGCCCGCCATCGCGACGGTCGAGGTCGATCTGGCCGCCGACCAGAGCTCGGGTGGCAAGGGCGGCTCGGTCGCGGCCAAGCCCATCGCGTACCGGTTCCTCGCCGAGGGCCTGTCGAAGCTCAACCTCACGCTGGCCGACGCCCTCGACGGCGATCTCGCCGGCACCGAGGACGGTCCGCTGAGCCTGCCCGTCGTCGGCATCGACCTCGACGGCAGCGCCGACGTGCCGAAGGACGTCGAGACGTACGTCTCCGCGGTCCGCTCGAAGCTCTCCCCGGTCGAGAAGGCCGTGGCCGAGACCGCGAGCATCACCGATCTCGACACGGAGCTGGCGAAGGCCATCACGGCCGTCTCGACCCAGCTCGGGGCGGGCACCAACAAGATCACGACCAGCAACAAGGCGTTCGTCTACCTGTGTGCGGGCGGCGTCGTCTGCGATCCCAAGACCAAGAAGGTCTCCGACATCCAGCAGATCAGCGTGCCGGTGACCCTCGAGGGAGCCCTCGGCGAGAAGGACGTCCCGTTCCGCGCGGGCCCGGCCGGCTCCACGATCATCACGGATCGTTCGGCCCGCGCCGAGGCGACCTGGAAGCTCGACGTCACGGTCGGCATCGGCCGCGGCACCGGACCGTTCGTCAAGCTGCCCGCCGTCGACCCGGCCAAGCCGCTGCTCGACATCGACCTCACCGCGCGTCTGCAGAAGAACTCCACGACGGCGTGCCACGAGTGGTCGCGGTCCGACGAGTGGAAGACCAAGGTCGGCGACGGATCGGGCAGCGGTCTCAGCAACCTGTCGGTCTCCGACTACTCCGCAGGATCCGACAACCGCTGCATCGACGCGTTCGTCGGCAAGTTCCCGTCGGTGCTCGTCGACCGCCCGAAGTCCGACGGCACCGCCGGCACGTTCCTGAAGACCTCCATCGCCGTCGACGTCGAAGCGCCCGCCGGCACGACGGACGGCATCGTCTACGCGCCGACCCTGGCCGACAAGGTCCCGGCGTTCACGACGACCGCGACCGGCACGGGTGGTCTGTCCACCTACTTCGAGTCGTTCGCCAGCAAGGCCGGCTTCTTCGACGTGCTCGGCACGATCGACCAGGTCTGGAAGGACGGCGTGTACGAGGACGTCAAGTACGGGCTCCTGCGCCTCGACGTCGGCACGCTCAACAAGGCGGTCTTCCCGGGCTTCAAGAAGGCGCTGGCCTGGACGGCGCCGCTCAACCCGGTCGTCGAGCAGCTCTCCAAGCCCATCCCCGTCGTCACGAACCTGTCCGAGCTCGTCGGCCAGGGTCCCACCTCGCTGCTGACGCTGCTGCAGAAGAAGAACACGCCGATCAACCTGATCGTCAACCTCCTGCAGATGCAGAACGTCATCGCCGGAGAGCCTGACGAGAAGGCCGTCGACCTCGTCGAGATCGGCGGATCGGGCCTCCAGGGCTTCAAGGTCGAGCCGTACAAGCAGGGCCTCGGCACCAAGTGCACCGAGAAGGGCACCGCCAACGGCAAGCCGTTCAAGCGCGTCACCGACGGCAAGGTCAGCCCCGGCAAGGTCACGAGCGGTCGCTGCAAGCCGGGCACCATCACCAAGCTCAAGCAGCTCAAGGACGGCAAGGAGCCCGAGAAGGATCCCGCCGGCCTCAAGATCGACAAGACCATCACGCGGACGCCGTACCTCAGCCTGCCGAGCGTGTCGCTGCCCGTGCTGCAGGACACCAGCCAGATCTTCGGACTGCTGCAGGACACCGGTGACGCCACGATGCTGTACGTCGATCTCGGTCACGCGGGCGTGGCCGGTTCCATCACGCGCAAGTTCGGCCCGTTCGCCGTGGGACCCATCCCGCTGACGGCGTCGATCGGCGGCACCGTGACGCTCGACGGCCGATTCGCCTTCGGCTTCGACACCAGGGGTCTGTCTCGCAAGATCGAGGCGCTCGACACCGGCAGCATCGCCGGCTTCGACGCGCTCTACGCCGACGGCAAGAAGCTGTCGGTCTTCAGCGACGGCTTCTACATCGACGACCTCGAGAAGGGTGTCGACGTCCCGGAGATCAAGCTGTCCTTCATGGTGCAGGCGGGCGCGGCGATCAGCATCGGCATCGTCGAGGCCGGCATCAGCGGCGGCGCGACGCTGGACCTCTCGCTCGACGCGTTCGACCCCAACGGTGACGGCAAGATCTACACCGACGAGTTCGCGGCGGCCTCGAACGGTCCGGGCTGTGCGTTCAACGTCTCGTCGGGCATCTCGTTCTTCCTGCAGTTCTACTTCGCGATCGAGTTCGTCTTCTACACCTTCCAGAAGCAGTTCGACATCGTGCGCAGCCCCCGGTACTCGCTGTTCGACTTCAACTGCAAGCCCGAGACCCCGGTGCTCGCCGTCAAGGGAACGCTCGACGGCAAGGAGTCGCTGGTGCTGACGATGGGCGACATCGCCGACTCGAAGCGCAACGGCTTCAAGGGCGACGTCGCCGAGAAGTACACCGTGCGCCAGGTCGGCGTCCCGGACTCCAAGGGCGACGTGCTGATGCAGGTCACGGCGTTCAACCTCACCCAGAACTACGTCGTGCCCAAGGGCACGCCCGTCGTGGCCAACGCCGGAACGGGCTCCGACACGGTGCGCCTCTACGCGATGCCCGCTGTGACCACCGACGCCGACGGCGACCCGGTCCTGCTGGGCCCGGCCGACGACGGCTACGTGCCGCCGACGTTCGACTCGCGTGCTGTCATCAGCGGCGGCTTGGCGGCCGACACGATCGAGACCAGCGACGGCGACGACATCGTCGATGGTGACGAGGGCAACGACACGATCCGTGGCGGAGGTGGCGACGACACGCTGCGCGGCGGCACCGACGCCGACCAGGTCGACGGCGGCCAGGGCACCGACACGCTCGAGGGCGGAGCAGGTGACGACCGCGTCAACGGCGGTGCCGGTGCCGACGACGTCCGTGGCGACGACGGCGACGACAGCCTCGAGGGCGGCGTGGGCGCATCGCGCCTCGCGATGTTCGACGTGACCAGTGCCAACGACATCAGGCCCCTGCTCGATGCCGGTGACCTCGTGGTCGGTGGCAACGGTGCCGACACGATCAACGGCGGCGACGGCTCGGACGTCGTGGTCGGCGGTGCCTACAGCGGCAAGGCGGCCTTCACGGCCAAGGACAAGGTGACGGTCGACGCCCAGGACGCGGACAAGAAGCTCCTGCGGGTCGACGTCAACGACATCGCGACGGTGGCCCTGCCGTCCGACGAGCAGGTGCGGACGCAGTGCGCCGATCCGGGCGAGGACGGCGAGACCGGTCCCGACGTCGTGAGCGGCGGTGCCGACCGCGACATCGTGATCGGTGGTGCCGGTGGCGACGACATGTCCGGTGGCGCTGGCGCGGACACGCTGTGCGGCCGTGGTGGCGACGACCTGCTGCAGGGCGACGGTTCGGCCGTCGAGCTCGACGAGCAGGGCGACGACCTGATCGGTGGCGGCCCCGGCCGCGACCGCATCTACGGTGCCGGCGGCAGGGACACGCTGCGTGGCGGCGCCGACGACGACCTGATCCGCGGCGGTGTCGCGAACGACGACCTCGCGGGTGGTGCCGGATCGGACCTCCTGCTCGGCGAGTCGGGCACCGACACCGTGATGGGTGACGCCGCGGCCGGCGAGACCGCCATCGAGGCGGTCACGGCGGACTCCGACCCCAAGGCCAGTGGCCGGCTCATCGCCTGCTCGATGTCGAGCAGCGTCGTGGGCGGCAGGATCGACCTCGACGGCGACCTGTCGGGCACCAACGTGACCGGCGACACCGGACAGCTCGAGGGCATGTCGGTCGAGACCGGACTGGTCCAGGCACCCAACGGCGGCACGTACACGGGCATCGTCGGCGACATCGTCTTCATCGACGGCAAGGTCGACGTCAACGGCGACGGCAAGATCCAGGCACGCACCTCGTCGGCTCTCGGCGACACCGGCTCGGTGCCCCTGGCGGGCATCACCGGGGCCATGGGCAACGGTGACTGCATCCTCGGCGGCGACGAGGTCGACACGACGCTCGACGGCGGCGTGGGCGCCGACTACCTCGACGCAGGCGCCGGTGACGACACGGGTGTCCGTGGCGGCGACGGTGACGACCTGGTCCGCGGTGGCGCGGGCGACGACACGGTGCTGGGTGACGCCGGCGACGACCTCGTCGCAGGTGACGGCGGTGCCGACATCCTGTACGGCAACGCCGACGCCGACGTCCTGCGCGGCGGGTCCGGCAAGGACCTCCTCGCGGGCGGCAGCAGCACGGCTGATGCGACCGACGGTGCCGACGAGGTGCTCGGCGACGGGCAGGACGACGTCGTCCTCGGCGGCAACGCCACCCTCTCGCGCACGGCGATCGCCGAGACGGCGATCTCGGGCACCGGCGTGACCCTGCTCGACACCCCGTCTGCGAAGGGCCTGGACGACAAGGTCTACGGCGGCGCCGGCAACGACTGGGTGTTCGCCCAGGACGGTGACGACGAGGCCTACGGCGGACCGGGCACCGACGTCGTCGAGGGCGGCCCCGGCGCCGACCTCGTGCGAGGCGACGACCAGGCCGACCTGCTCGTCGGCGGCTCGTCGACGACCGGCGCGGTCACGACCGATCGCACGGCCACCGGCGTCCCCGACGGCGGCGACACGGTCGTCGGTGACCAGGGCGTCGACGGAGCCGACGGATCCGACGTCATGGTCGGCGACAACGCCCGTCTGCAGCTCTCCACGGACGTTCGCGAGCGTTGGAAGCGCGTGCGCAGCGACGTGGAGGTCGAGCTGTTCGACGAGGCCGGAGCATCGGCCCCGGACGCCGACGTGAGCGGAGCCGACACCCTGGTCGGCGACGGCGAGGCCGACCTGGTCTTCGGCCAGGGTGGAAACGACACCGTCCGGGCCGGTTCCGGCGACGACGCGGTCGAGGGCGGTGCCGGCGCGGACGACGTGTCAGGCAACGCCGGCAACGACGCGCTGCTCGGCGGCTCCTGGACCGCGGGCACCGCGGACGCGGGCGACGACCTCAAGGGTGGCGACGGCGACGACGTCCTGTTGGGCGACAACGGACGGTCGGCTGACCTCTACCAGCTCTTCGTGCAGCTGCACGACGCTCCCGCGGCCGGCAAGGCACCTGCGGCCGGCACGTCCGGCGGCGACACGCTCGCGGGCGGCGCGGGCGACGACCGGCTCTTCGGCCAGAGCGGCGGCGACACGATCGTCGGCGACGCCGGTGTCGACGCGCTGGAGGGCGGCGAGGGCCGGGACGTCATGGACGGCGGTGCCGGCGACGACACCCTGACCGGCGGCAGCTCGTCCGGTGACGGGCGCATCGTGCCCGACCGCTCCGGCGCGGGCCAGCTCGACACGGGCGACGTCCTCACGGGCGGCACGGGCGACGACGTCGTGGCAGGCGACAACGCCCGCCTCGACACCACCGGCGGCACTCGCGCCGACGGCACGAGCCTGCGCTCGGTGCTGCTGTTCGACCTGGCCACGGCCAGGCAGAAGGCACCCGGCGGCTCCTCTGGCGACGACGTCGTGACCGCAGGCGAGGGCCGTGACCTGGTCTTCGGCCAGGGCGGCGGCGACTCGCTCGCCGGTGGATTGGGCGACGACTACCTCGAGGGCAACGACGGTGCCGATGCGCTCGACGGCGGGACGGGCGAGGACGACCTGGTGGGCGGTGGCTCCAGCAGGACCGGAGCCGTCATCACGACCTCGGGCCCCGTCGTCGACCGGCTGCTCACGGCACCCGGCAAGCTGACGGACGTCTCGGCGTCCGGTCTGCTCGACGGCAACGACACCCTCACGGGCGGTGACGAGCGCGACGTCCTGCTGGGCGACAACGGCCGGATCACCCGCGGTGGTCCGCCGGCAGTCCTCAGCGGCGGAGCCTCCGGACCGCACACGGTCCGCAAGGTCGCGATGGCCGACAAGCAGCCGGGCGTCTGGTCGGGCAGCGACCAGCTGTCGGGCGGTTCGGGCGACGACGACCTCTACGGACAGTTCGACAACACGCGCACGCGTCGCCCGGGACAGGCCTTCGCAGGTCTGCCGTCGGTGCCGGGTGACGTGCTGCTGGGCGGTCTCGGGGACGACGCCCTGATCGGCGACCAGGGTGTCGACGTGCCGACTCCCGCCAAGTCGCTCGGGTCGGTCAACCGGACCCTCAAGGACAAGAAGTCGTTCGTCCGCGAGTTCGTGCGCCCGCGCGGCAGCCTCGTGCGGGTCGTCACGATGACGCACTCTCGCCAGGGCGGCGACGACGTCATCCTGGGCGAGGGCGGCTCGGACTCGATCCACGCCGGTGCCGGCAAGGACGTCGTCAACGCCGGTGCCGACGGCGACGTCGTGTTCGGTGCCGACGGTGCCGACGCGCTGTGGGGTGGAACGGGCCACGACCGCGTCTTCGGCGGCGAGGGTAGGGACCTGCTCGACATCAAGCGGCGCGGGAGCCACTCGGCCCTGTGGCGGGCGGTGGCGCCGGTGGAGGACACCGACACGCGTCGTCGCACGACCAACGGCTCGGACCTCCTGTACGGAGGATCGGGCGCCGACGGTCTGCAGGCCGACGAGGGCGATCGCAGCAGGACCCGCAAGGGTCAGGGCGACCGCCTGATCGACTGGTCCTCCAGGGCCAGCGCGTTCAAGGTGTGCCGCACGGGACGCGGCACCGGCAAGGTCATGGACGAGCCCAGCTCGTCGATGAGCTCGACGCTCCGCGAGCTGGCCCGGGCCTCAGGCTCGGTGGGGTCGGCCGAGCTGGCCCTCCCGGTCCGGGAGCGCATCACGAAGTACCCCGGTCGCCCCGGGTTCGTGTGCGAGCGCTGA